From the Streptomonospora nanhaiensis genome, the window CGTGCAGACCATGGTCTCCCCCGACGTCTCGGGGGTGCCCGGCGGCGTCACCCAGGTCCGCGAGGTCGCCGGCGCGCTGATCCGGCTGGCCAAGGAGCGCGGCATCGCCACCGTGCTGGTCGGCCACGTCACCAAGGACGGCTCCATCGCCGGCCCCCGGCTGCTGGAGCACCTCGTCGACGTCGTGCTCCAGTTCGAGGGCGACCGCCACTCCCAGCTGCGCATGCTGCGCGCCGTCAAGAACCGCTACGGCCCCACCGACGAGATCGGCTGCTTCGAACTCACCGACTCCGGTATCATCGGCCTGCCCGACCCCAGCGGCCTGTTCCTGACCCGCCGCAACGAACCCGTGCCCGGCACCTGCGTCACCGTCACCCTTGAGGGCCGCCGGCCGCTGATCGCCGAGGTCCAGGCCCTGGTCGCCTCCTCCAACCTGCCGCAGCCGCGCCGGGCCACCTCCGGCCTCGACACCGCGCGGGTCAACATGGTCATGGCGGTGCTGGAGCGCCGCGCGCGGGTGCGCATCGCCAACGCCGACGTCTACGCCTCCACCGTGGGCGGGGTGCGGCTGGGCGAGCCCTCGGTCGACCTCGCGCTCGCGCTGGCCGTGGCTGGCTCGGTGCGCGACGAGCCCCTGCCGCGCGGCCTGGTCGCCATCGGCGAGGTCGGCCTGGCCGGCGACGTCCGCGCGGTCAGCGCCGTGCAGCGGCGGCTGGCCGAGGCCCAGCGCCTGGGCTTCACCCGCGCCATCGTGCCCCGGCACAGCGAGGAGCCGGTCGAGGGCATCGAGACCGTTGGGGTCGACGACGTCGCCGCGGCGCTGCGCGCGGCCTTTCCCGCCCGTCAGCGCGCGGAGTGACCCCGCCGGCCGGTGCGGCTCCACCGGCGGGCACGGGCGGCACGGGCGGCGCGCACAGCACCGCGCCCCCGCCGCCGGGGCGGTGACCCGGGCGGCGGGGGCGCGGTGAATCCTTCGGGGGTCGGGGGTGCGGGGGCCCGCGGAGGGCCGGGGGTGCGGCGTCGTCAGTTCAGCCGGAACACCTGGGGTTCGGCGCCCTCGTCGTAGTCGCTGTGCAGCTCGGCCACGTAGGTGCCCGGCCGCTTGGCGTTGACGTCGCTGTCGCGGCAGTCCTCCCACGAGCGCTTGCGGTCCCAGGTGAACGTGGTGGTGTAGGGCACCCCGCGGCGCAGCTGCTGCCGGTCGGCGCCCGAGCCCTCGACGCAGTCGGCCGTCGAGAACACCCGGTCCTCGCCCGAGGTGATCCGGATCTCCATGGCCTTGCGGCCGGTGTCCACCGTGCACGTCTGCTCGGCGGTGTTGACCAGGGTCAGCTCGAACTTGGGCCGGTCGTTCCAGTCGTGGTCGGACTTGTTGACCTCCATCGTCACCACGATGTCGGAGGGCCGGCAGGGGTCCTCGGCGCGCACCGGGACGGCCACCGACCCCCCGCCGGAGCCGCCGCCCTCCGATCCGCCGCCGGAGTCGTCGCCGGAGTCGCCGGCGCCGGACCCGGCCCCGCCCGCGGCACCGCCGGAGCCGCCGCCTTCGGGGTCCTCGCTCGCGCTCGGGGAGGCACTGGGCGAGGCGCTGGAGGAGGCCGGGGGTGAGACACTGGGGGACGGCGACTCCTCGGGCGCCGCGCTGGGTTCGCCGCCGCCGCCGGCCGTGCCGCCGTTCTCCTCCGACGACGCGCGGGTGCACGCGTAGGTGATCAGCGCCACGACGACGAGGACACCCACCAGCACGAAGACACGCCTTCTCCAATACGTTTCGGGACTCACCGGTCCCGGATGTCCAGCACTTGACGCCATGGCGCGTAGTATTCCGGGTTTCCCCGCACCGCACCTACTCAACCCGCCGAACCCCACACCGATTGCGCATGTTCGACAACCCTTACAGCACAGCGGTTCTCGCCTGGTACGAGGCCAACGCCCGCGACCTCCCCTGGCGCCGCCCCGGCGCCTCCCCCTGGTCGGTGCTGGTCAGCGAGATCATGCTCCAGCAGACCCCCGTCGTGCGCGTCCTGCCCGCCTGGGAGGCGTGGATGGCGCGCTGGCCCACCCCCGCCGACCTCGCCGCCGAGCCCTCGGGCGAGGCTGTGCGCATGTGGAACCGGCTGGGCTACCCCCGCCGCGCGCTCAACCTGCACGCCTGTGCGCGCACCATCGTGGAGCGCCACGGCGGCGAGGTCCCCGACTCCCACGCCGACCTGCTGGCCCTGCCCGGGGTGGGCTCCTACACGGCGGCGGCGGTCGCCAGCTTCGCCTTCGGCCAGCGCCACGCCGTGCTCGACACCAACGTGCGGCGGGTCCTGGCCCGCGCCCGCACCGGCGTGGAGTACCCGCCCAAGACCCAGACCCGGGCCGAGGTCGCCCTGGCGGAGTCCCTGGTGCCCCCCGAGCCGGCCGTGGCCGCCCGGTGGGCGGTGGCGGTCATGGAGCTGGGCGCGCTGGTGTGCACGGCCCGCTCCCCCGCCTGCGCCGACTGCCCCATCGCCGGGCAGTGCGCCTGGCGGCTGGCCGGCAAGCCGCCCTACGACGGTCCGCCCCGGCGCGGCCAGACCTACGCCGGGACCGACCGGCAGGTGCGCGGCCGGCTGCTGGCGGTACTGCGCGAGTCCGCGGCGCCGGTGCCCAAGGCCGCGCTGGACGTGGTGTGGGACGAGCCGATCCAGCGGGAGCGCGCGCTCGACGCGCTGGTGGCCGACGGCCTGGTCGACCCCCTGGAGGACGGCACCTACGCCCTGCCCGGCTGAGCCGGGGACGGGCCGCACACACGGCGGGGGGCGGGCGCGGCGCGCCCGCCCTCTCGTGCGCGGACCCCGTGGCGGGGCCGGGTCGGCTAGACCGGCTCGCCGGTGATCCCGGTGCCGCCGCTGCACGGCGCCCCGGGCTCCAGGGTCTGGGGGCCCTGCACGTAGGTGTTGAGGAACTCGGTCAGCCGGGGGTCGTCCGCGGAGTCCAGGACCAGCTGCTTGCCCCAGGCCGAGGCGACGATCCGGCCGGGCAGGTCGTCCATCGGGCTGACGACCAGGTAGTCGCCGTCGCGGTAGAGCCCTTCGAGCGTGGCGAGGTCGGTGGCCGACACCGAGCCGCTGTTGTAGGTGATCCACACGGCGCCGTGCTCCAGGGAGTGCACGGCGTTCTCGTCGGGCACCGGCTGGGTGTAGACGCCGCAGTCCAGCCAGATCGGCGAGTGCGGGCCGCCCACGGGCGGGTGCACCGGGTACTCCTCCGGCTCCTCGGTGTGGGTGGGGTCGAGGTTGTCGAAGGTGCGCACGCCCTCGATGTCGCCGGGCTCGGTCCGGCCGGAGTCCCCGCCGCCGGAAGCGGTGGGCGGGCCGCTCATGGACATGTAGGCGACGGCCCCGCCGCCGGCGACCAGCAGCACGAGGACGACCGCCGCCGCGCCGATGATCCACCACAGGGCGCCGCCGCCGGAGCGGCGCCGCGTCCCCGCGGGCGGCGGGGGATTGCCGTAGGGCGGCCCTCCGGGCGGCCCGCCGTAGCCGGGCGCGCCGGGAGGCGGCCCGTACTGGCCGGGCGCGCCCGGCCCGCCCGCGGGCCCGTACTGGCCGGGGGCGCCGTGGGCGGCGTGCTCGCCCGGCCCACCGGGCCGGCCCGGCTGGGCGGCCTGCCCCGGCTGGCCGAACCGGCCGGCGTGCGGGCCGGTCGGCCCCTGGGCGCCCTGCTGAGCACCGGGTCCGCCGGTGTCGGGAACGCCCGGCCGGTGCGGCCCCGGCGGTCCGGGCCGGTCGGGCTGCTGCGGGAGGTTGTCGGGAGAAACCACGGACAAACCCTATCGGGCCGCGCCGCCCGCCCGGATCCCCGCCCGGGCACGCGAAAGGGGCGGTCCCGCGGGACCGCCCCCTGACCGCTCAGGAGCGCGGGGCCGGAGCGTGCTCCGGCCGGTGCGCGCCGGGTTACTCGCCCTTGCCGGCCGCGGTCTCCTGCACCTGCGGGGTGTCCGGGACGGACTCGGGCTTGGGCACGCCCTGGAAGGTGAACTTGGCCTCGGTGCCCTCGCCCTCGGCGTCGATCACGACGATCTGGCCGGGCTTGAGGTCGCCGAACAGGATCTTCTCGGACAGGGCGTCCTCGATCTCGCGCTGGATGGTCCGGCGCAGCGGCCGGGCGCCCAGCACGGGGTCGTACCCGCGCTCGGCCAGCACGTTCTTGGCCGCCGGGCGCAGCTCCAGACCCATGTCGCGGTCCTTGAGGCGCTCGTCGAGCTTCTCGACCATCAGGTCCACGATGTCGATGATCTCGGCCTGGGTGAGCTGGTGGAAGACGATGACGTCGTCCACGCGGTTGAGGAACTCGGGCCGGAAGTTCTGCTTCAGCTCCTCCTGGACCTTGGCCTTCATCCGGTCGTAGTTGGTCTTGGCGTCGTCCTCCTTGGCGAAGCCCATGGCCGCGCCCTTGGAGATGTCCCGCGTGCCGAGGTTGGTGGTCATGATGATGACCGTGTTCTTGAAGTCGACGTTGCGTCCCTGGGCGTCGGTGAGGCGCCCCTCCTCAAGAACCTGCAGCAGCGAGTTGAAGATGTCGTTGTGGGCCTTCTCGATCTCGTCGAAGAGGACCACGGAGAACGGCTTGCGCCGCACCTTCTCGGTGAGCTGGCCGCCCTCCTCGTAGCCGACGTAGCCGGGAGGCGAGCCGAACAGCCGGGAGACGGTGTGCTTCTCCATGAACTCGCTCATGTCGAGCTGGATCAGCGCGTCCTCGTCGCCGAACAGGAACTCCGCCAGCGTCTTGGACAGCTCGGTCTTGCCGACGCCCGAGGGGCCGGCGAAGATGAACGACCCGCCGGGGCGCTTGGGGTCCTTCAGGCCGGCGCGGGTGCGCCGGATCGCCTGGGAGAGCGCCTTGATGGCGTCCTCCTGGCCGATGACCCGCTTGTGGAGCTCGTCCTCCATGCGCAGCAGGCGGGAGCTCTCCTCCTCGGTGAGCTTGAAGACCGGGATGCCGGTGGCCGTGGCCAGGACCTCGGCGATCAGCTCCTCGGTGACCTCGGCGACGACGTCCATGTCGCCGGCCTTCCACTCCTTCTCGCGCTGGGCCTTCTTGGCGAGCAGGCTCTTCTCGTCGTCGCGCAGCGAGGCGGCCTTCTCGAAGTCCTGCGCGTCGATCGCGGACTCCTTGTCGCGGCGCACCGCGGCGATCTTCTCGTCGTACTCGCGCAGGTCCGGCGGCGCGGTCATGCGGCGGATGCGCATGCGCGAGCCGGCCTCGTCGATGAGGTCGATCGCCTTGTCCGGCAGGAACCGGTCGCTGATGTAGCGGTCGGCCAGCTGGGCGGAGGCCACCAGGGCGGAGTCGGTGATGGACACGCGGTGGTGCGCCTCGTAGCGGTCCCGCAGTCCCTTGAGGATCTCGATGGTGTGGGAGATCGTGGGCTCGTCGACCTGGATGGGCTGGAAGCGCCGCTCCAGGGCGGCGTCCTTCTCCAGGTACTTGCGGTACTCGTCGAGCGTGGTGGCGCCGATGGTCTGCAGCTCACCGCGCGCCAGCATCGGCTTGAGGATGGAGGCGGCGTCGATCGCGCCCTCGGCGGCGCCCGCGCCCACCAGCGTGTGCAGCTCGTCGATGAACAGGATGATGTCGCCGCGGGTGCGGATCTCCTTGAGGACCTTCTTCAGCCGCTCCTCGAAGTCGCCGCGGTAGCGGCTGCCCGCCACGAGCGCGCCGAGGTCGAGCGTGTAGAGCTGCTTGTCCTTGAGGGTCTCGGGGATCTCGCCCTTGACGATCTTCTGCGCCAGCCCCTCGACCACGGCGGTCTTGCCGACGCCGGGCTCGCCGATGAGGACCGGGTTGTTCTTGGTCCGGCGCGACAGCACCTGCATGACGCGCTCGATCTCCTTGTTCCGGCCGATGACCGGATCGAGCTTGCTCTCGCGCGCCGCCTGGGTGAGGTTGCGGCCGAACTGGTCCAGCACCAGGGAGGTGGACGGCGTGGACTCCGAGGACGCGCCGGTGGCCTGGGGCTCCTTGCCCTGGTAGCCGTGCAGCAGCTGGATAACCTGCTGGCGCACCCGGTTGAGGTCGGCGCCCAGCTTCACCAGCACCTGGGCCGCGACACCCTCGCCCTCGCGGATGAGGCCCAGCAGGATGTGCTCGGTGCCGATGTAGTTGTGGCCGAGCTGCAGCGCCTCCCGGAGGGAGAGCTCAAGAACCTTCTTCGCGCGGGGGGTGAAGGGGATGTGGCCGGAGGGGGCCTGCTGGCCCTGGCCGATGATCTCCTCCACCTGCTGCCGAACCGCTTCGAGGCTGATTCCCAGGCTCTCCAGAGCCTTCGCGGCGACGCCCTCGCCCTCGTGGATGAGGCCGAGCAGGATGTGCTCTGTACCAATGTAGTTGTGGTTGAGCATCCTGGCCTCTTCCTGGGCCAGGACCACCACGCGCCGTGCGCGGTCGGTAAACCTCTCGAACATGTCTCGTCGCTCCTCACAGAGCGGTCAGGCAGGGACGGAAGCTCCGACCCTCGCTTTCCGCATTTCGGCCCCAAGGGGAAAGTTCCAGGAGGCGCATCCGCACCCCGTCCGACCCGGCGGCCGGCTTCCCGACGCGCCCGACGGACACACCGTGCACGGAGGCTGCTGAATCCAACCGCCCGTGCAAGAGACTTTCCCCGACGATAGGGCGTTCACCCTCATCCAACTACCGATCGGGGGCCTCGTGTTCCAAGTACGCCGCAAGCGAACGGCCCGTGTGCCCCCGTTAAACGAGGGCACACGGGCCGTGGTGCGCATTCGCGCGGCAGTTTGCTTTGAGCGAACATCGAAGCACCGTGCCCGTGGGAGAGCACGGTGCCCGCGAAGCGGCCCGGCGGGTAATGGCCTTGCGCGGGTCTCCCGGGTCCGGAGAGCTCCGCGCAACCGCCACTCATGAGCGGGCGCCGCCGTGCGCTCAGCGCTGGGCGGCCTCGTACTCGGCCACGATGGCGGCCGGGATTCGGCCGCGCTCGTTGACCTGCTTGCCGGCGGCCTTCGCCCACGCGCGGATCTCGGCGCTGCGCTCACGGCTGGGCGCGCTGCGCTGCTGGCGGCGGTTGGCCCGTCCCCCGCTCTTGGCCGGAGCCTTGCGGGCGGCCTCGACGTAGGGAGCCAGCGCGTCGCGCAGCTTGCTCGCGTTGGCGGCGCTGAGGTCGATTTCGTAAGAGGAGCCGTCGACTCCGAACGAAACGGTCTCCTCGGCCTCGCCGCCGTCGAGATCGTCGACGAGAAGCACCTGAACCTTTTGTGCCATAGATACAAACCTTTCCAGCAGAGCGGTGCGAGGGCACCTGAATGTAAAGCTAGCCGGAGAGAAGCAGAAAGACAATTCTCGGCGCGGCGGAAACCCGGTGGAGGTATGCGGCGGGGCGACCCCCGGTGCAAATGACCGGTCAACGGCTGATACGACTCCGGTCCCCTGCCCGGGGACCGGAGTCGTTAACGCGCGGGGCGGCCGGGCCCCTTTCCCATGCGTTGCCGTTAGCGGTCGGCGGACCCGGGGGCATCGGCGGGGAGTTCCGTCTGGGAACTTCCCGATCCCTTTGCCCCGTCATCCGCTGGAACACCATCGGTCGCGGCCGCGGACGCCGTTGTGGTCCCCGCGGGTCCGTGGCCGGATGCCGTGTCGGTCTCGCTGACGAGGCGGCCGTCCGATGTTCTCGGCGCCATCTCCTTACGGAGCAGCTTGATGACGAACGTGCAGAAGACCGTTGCGACAACAGCAGGGGGGATCAGCGCCGACAAAACTTCTTCCATCGAGCGCGCACCCCTTCCTTGTTGTTACTTTATGCAGCAATTACCCCACGGAGGGGCGCCGCTCGACCCGGTTCGCCCGGCGGTGCGGCGCCCGCGCCCATACACGGGCGTGGACATCGGCAAACATCAGCAGGCACTGACATCATAGACACCGTGCGCACCGGTTCGGACCCCGCCCCGAAGAAGGCTTAGGAACGCGCCAAAAGCCCGCCGTATAAGGCGTTCCGGGTTCGTGCCGGGGGCGCGCGCGGCACCCGGGGCGGCCGGCCGCAACCGAATCGCCGTTGAAATGACGGCGGTTCGCGACCGCGCGCGCCCGCGGATTGGCCCGCGTGCCGTGCGGGGGCTTATGGACCGGCGCGCGGTACCCGGTGCCCCGCCTTGGCCAAGGCGCCCGGCGCCGTACGCCGACTTCCGCTCCCAATGCACAGATTACCTGGTGCTATGTCCGATCCCGCACCGCCTCCGGCGCCCCGGATAACCGGTGCCGGGCCGAGGAGGCCGCGAGATCGTGGCACCCTGACTCGGGGCGAGTCCGACATCCGCGAGTTAGCACCGCCCCGCCGGAGACGGCGACCGTGGGCATTGGGAGGACCTCATCGTGGAGTTCCACGCAGATCTGCATATTCACTCCAAGTACTCACGGGCCTGCAGCAGGGATTGCGACCTTGAGCACCTGGCGTGGTGGGCCGCGCGCAAGGGTATTCAGGTGGTCGGTACGGGTGATTTCACTCACCCTGCCTGGCGCGAGGAGTTGCGCACCAAACTGGTGCCGGCCGAACCGGGCCTGTTCCGCCTGGCGCCCGATATCGAGGCCGAGGTGCTGCGCACTCTGCCGCCCTCGTGCCGCAATCCGTGCCGGTTCCTGCTGTCAGTGGAGATCTCCACCATCTATAAACGGGGCGAACGCACCCGAAAGGTGCATCATTTGCTCTACGCCCCCACGATGGAGGCGGCCGAGGCGATCACGGCGGATTTGGCGCGCATCGGCAATCTCGCCTCCGACGGCCGCCCTATCCTGGGCCTGGATTCGCGCGACCTCCTGGAGATCACACTCGCCAGCGACCCGGCGAGCTACCTCGTGCCCGCGCACGTGTGGACTCCGTGGTTCGCCGTTCTCGGCTCCAAATCCGGATTCGACGCCGTCGCCGACTGCTATGGCGACCTCGCCGACCACATCTTCGCCGTCGAGACCGGGCTCTCCAGCGACCCCGAGATGAACTGGACGGTGTCCTCGCTGGACGCCTACACCCTGGTCAGCAATTCCGACGCGCACTCCCCGCCCATGCTGGCCCGCGAGGCCACCCGGTTCGACACCGACCTCGATTACCACGCCATCCGCCGCGCGCTGGAGACCGGCGACGGATTCCGCGGCACGGTGGAGTTCTTCCCCGAGGAAGGCAAATACCATCTCGACGGGCACCGCAAATGCGGCGTGCGCCTGGAGCCGCACGCCACCCGCGAGCACGGCGGGCGCTGCCCGGTGTGCGGGCGGCCGGTGACCGTGGGGGTGTCCCACCGCATCTACGACCTGGCCGACCGCCCCCTGGGCCACCGGCCCGAGGGCGCCGCCGGGTTCGCCAACCTGGTGCCGCTGCCCGAGATCGTCAGCGAGATCGTCGGGGTGGGGCCCAAGAGCAAGCGGGTCCAGGGCGAGGTCGGCCGGCTGGTCGCCGAACTGGGCTCGGAACTGGACATCCTGTCGGCCCTGCCGGTGGAGGACGTCGCCCGCGCCGGGGGCACGCTGCTGGGCGAGGCGATCACCCGGCTGCGGGCCGGGCGTGTCGTGCGCGACGCGGGCTACGACGGGGAGTACGGCACCATCCACGTGTTCGAGCCGGGCGAACTGGCGTCCGCCGCCGCGGCCGCCCCGACCCTCTTCGACGACTCCGAGCTGCGGCCGCCCGCGCCCCGGCCGCGCGCCGGCAAGGCGGCCCGGCGCGCACCCGCGGGCCGCGGCGGATCCGGCCGCTCGGGCGGCTCCGCCGGGTCGGACGGAGCGAGCGGGTCGGGCGGCGAGGGCTCCGGCGCCGCGCCCGCCGCCCCCTCCGCCCGCGCGCCCGAGGACACCCCCGCCGGCGGCGAGGGCGCCGCGCCCGCCCGGACCCCGCGCGAGCCCGGCGCGCTCGCCGCCGGCGCCCAGATGCTCATCGCCGAGGCCGAGACCCTTCTGGTCGAGTCCCCGGCCTCGGCCACCGCCGGGGCGCTGGCGGCCGCCTCAGCGCCGCCTACGGCACCCTCGGCCGCCGCGCCAGGGACCAACGTCCCGGACGCGCCGGCGCTGTTCCCCGAGACGGCGCCGCCGGCCCCCTCCGCCCAGGGCATCCTCGACGGCCTGGACCCCGAGCAGCGCGCCGCCGCCGAGACCCCCGGCGGCCCCCTGCTGATCGTCGCCGGGCCCGGCACCGGCAAGACCCGCACGGTCACCCGCCGCATCGCCCACCTGGTCGCCGAGCGCGGGGTGCCCGCCGAGCGCTTCCTGGCGATCACCTTCACCCGCCGCGCCGCCGAGGAGCTGGCCGAGCGGCTGGCCGACCTGCTCGGCCCGGCCGCCGCGCGGATCACGGTCGCCACGTTCCACCGGCTGGGCCTGCTGATCCTGCGCGAGCAGCACGAGCGCGCCGGCCTCTCCCCCGCCTTCGGGATCGCCGACACCGCCCGGCAGCTGGAGGTCGCCGCCGAGGTCGCCGGCTCCGAGCGCGAGGGCCGCCGGCTGCTGGCGCTGCGCGACCGCGCCGAGGACGCCCCGGCGGAGGCCGCCCCCGCGCTCGCCGCCTACGAGGCGCGGCTGCGCGAACTGGACCTGGTCGACTTCACCGGCCTGGTCGCGCTGCCGGTGCGGCTGCTGGAGGAGGACCCCGAGCTGGCCGCCGCCTACCGCGCGCGCTGGCCCTGGGTCAGCGTCGACGAGTACCAGGACGTGGACGAGCGGCAGTACGCCCTGCTGCGCATGCTGACCGGGCCCGAGGCCAACGTCACCGCCATCGGCGACCCCGACCAGGCCATCTACGGATTCCGCGGCGCCGACGTGGGCTTCTTCCTCCGCTTCACCGCCGACTACCCCGGCGCCGCCACCGTGCGGCTGTCGCGCAACTACCGCTCCAACGCCACCATCGTCACCGCCGCCGCGCAGGCCATCGCGCCGGCGTCGCTGGTGCCGGGCCGGGAGCTGCGCGCCGTCGGCGACTTCCTCGACCCGCCGCGGATCGGCGTGCACGCCGCCGCCGACGAGCGCGCCGAGGCGTCGTTCGTGGCGCGCGCCATCGACCGGCTGCTGGGCGGGACCTCCTGGCACTCGCTCGACAGCGGGCGGGTGACCGAGGACGGCGACGGCGGGCTGTCCTTCAGCGACATCTGCGTGCTCTACCGCACCGACGCCCAGAGCCAGGCCATCATGAGCGCCTTCAACACCGCCGGGGTGCCCTACCAGAAGCGGTCGCACGACCGGCTGCTGGCGCGGCCGGGCGTGCGGGCACTGGCCGCGGAGCTGCCGCACCGCGCCGGGGAGACCGTGGCCGACCGGGTGCGCGCGGCGGTGGAGGCGCTGTGCGAGCGGCACGCGGCCGACGCCGATGCGGCGGCCGACCTGCGCACGGCCGGGGAGCTGGTGCTGCCGCTGGCCCGCCA encodes:
- the radA gene encoding DNA repair protein RadA, which translates into the protein MAKAAKTTFRCAECGWTTFKWVGRCGECQAWGTVEEAGAPTSTVIAPARVTAPAQPITDISVEAAHATPTGLDELDRVLGGGVVPGGVMLLAGEPGVGKSTLLLEVAALCAEAGPVLYVTGEESTGQVRLRAERLGALSPKLYLAAETSVAALVSHVDAVAPSLLIVDSVQTMVSPDVSGVPGGVTQVREVAGALIRLAKERGIATVLVGHVTKDGSIAGPRLLEHLVDVVLQFEGDRHSQLRMLRAVKNRYGPTDEIGCFELTDSGIIGLPDPSGLFLTRRNEPVPGTCVTVTLEGRRPLIAEVQALVASSNLPQPRRATSGLDTARVNMVMAVLERRARVRIANADVYASTVGGVRLGEPSVDLALALAVAGSVRDEPLPRGLVAIGEVGLAGDVRAVSAVQRRLAEAQRLGFTRAIVPRHSEEPVEGIETVGVDDVAAALRAAFPARQRAE
- a CDS encoding A/G-specific adenine glycosylase, whose protein sequence is MFDNPYSTAVLAWYEANARDLPWRRPGASPWSVLVSEIMLQQTPVVRVLPAWEAWMARWPTPADLAAEPSGEAVRMWNRLGYPRRALNLHACARTIVERHGGEVPDSHADLLALPGVGSYTAAAVASFAFGQRHAVLDTNVRRVLARARTGVEYPPKTQTRAEVALAESLVPPEPAVAARWAVAVMELGALVCTARSPACADCPIAGQCAWRLAGKPPYDGPPRRGQTYAGTDRQVRGRLLAVLRESAAPVPKAALDVVWDEPIQRERALDALVADGLVDPLEDGTYALPG
- a CDS encoding DUF3105 domain-containing protein; amino-acid sequence: MVSPDNLPQQPDRPGPPGPHRPGVPDTGGPGAQQGAQGPTGPHAGRFGQPGQAAQPGRPGGPGEHAAHGAPGQYGPAGGPGAPGQYGPPPGAPGYGGPPGGPPYGNPPPPAGTRRRSGGGALWWIIGAAAVVLVLLVAGGGAVAYMSMSGPPTASGGGDSGRTEPGDIEGVRTFDNLDPTHTEEPEEYPVHPPVGGPHSPIWLDCGVYTQPVPDENAVHSLEHGAVWITYNSGSVSATDLATLEGLYRDGDYLVVSPMDDLPGRIVASAWGKQLVLDSADDPRLTEFLNTYVQGPQTLEPGAPCSGGTGITGEPV
- a CDS encoding ATP-dependent Clp protease ATP-binding subunit codes for the protein MFERFTDRARRVVVLAQEEARMLNHNYIGTEHILLGLIHEGEGVAAKALESLGISLEAVRQQVEEIIGQGQQAPSGHIPFTPRAKKVLELSLREALQLGHNYIGTEHILLGLIREGEGVAAQVLVKLGADLNRVRQQVIQLLHGYQGKEPQATGASSESTPSTSLVLDQFGRNLTQAARESKLDPVIGRNKEIERVMQVLSRRTKNNPVLIGEPGVGKTAVVEGLAQKIVKGEIPETLKDKQLYTLDLGALVAGSRYRGDFEERLKKVLKEIRTRGDIILFIDELHTLVGAGAAEGAIDAASILKPMLARGELQTIGATTLDEYRKYLEKDAALERRFQPIQVDEPTISHTIEILKGLRDRYEAHHRVSITDSALVASAQLADRYISDRFLPDKAIDLIDEAGSRMRIRRMTAPPDLREYDEKIAAVRRDKESAIDAQDFEKAASLRDDEKSLLAKKAQREKEWKAGDMDVVAEVTEELIAEVLATATGIPVFKLTEEESSRLLRMEDELHKRVIGQEDAIKALSQAIRRTRAGLKDPKRPGGSFIFAGPSGVGKTELSKTLAEFLFGDEDALIQLDMSEFMEKHTVSRLFGSPPGYVGYEEGGQLTEKVRRKPFSVVLFDEIEKAHNDIFNSLLQVLEEGRLTDAQGRNVDFKNTVIIMTTNLGTRDISKGAAMGFAKEDDAKTNYDRMKAKVQEELKQNFRPEFLNRVDDVIVFHQLTQAEIIDIVDLMVEKLDERLKDRDMGLELRPAAKNVLAERGYDPVLGARPLRRTIQREIEDALSEKILFGDLKPGQIVVIDAEGEGTEAKFTFQGVPKPESVPDTPQVQETAAGKGE
- a CDS encoding histone-like nucleoid-structuring protein Lsr2, whose translation is MAQKVQVLLVDDLDGGEAEETVSFGVDGSSYEIDLSAANASKLRDALAPYVEAARKAPAKSGGRANRRQQRSAPSRERSAEIRAWAKAAGKQVNERGRIPAAIVAEYEAAQR
- a CDS encoding UvrD-helicase domain-containing protein — protein: MEFHADLHIHSKYSRACSRDCDLEHLAWWAARKGIQVVGTGDFTHPAWREELRTKLVPAEPGLFRLAPDIEAEVLRTLPPSCRNPCRFLLSVEISTIYKRGERTRKVHHLLYAPTMEAAEAITADLARIGNLASDGRPILGLDSRDLLEITLASDPASYLVPAHVWTPWFAVLGSKSGFDAVADCYGDLADHIFAVETGLSSDPEMNWTVSSLDAYTLVSNSDAHSPPMLAREATRFDTDLDYHAIRRALETGDGFRGTVEFFPEEGKYHLDGHRKCGVRLEPHATREHGGRCPVCGRPVTVGVSHRIYDLADRPLGHRPEGAAGFANLVPLPEIVSEIVGVGPKSKRVQGEVGRLVAELGSELDILSALPVEDVARAGGTLLGEAITRLRAGRVVRDAGYDGEYGTIHVFEPGELASAAAAAPTLFDDSELRPPAPRPRAGKAARRAPAGRGGSGRSGGSAGSDGASGSGGEGSGAAPAAPSARAPEDTPAGGEGAAPARTPREPGALAAGAQMLIAEAETLLVESPASATAGALAAASAPPTAPSAAAPGTNVPDAPALFPETAPPAPSAQGILDGLDPEQRAAAETPGGPLLIVAGPGTGKTRTVTRRIAHLVAERGVPAERFLAITFTRRAAEELAERLADLLGPAAARITVATFHRLGLLILREQHERAGLSPAFGIADTARQLEVAAEVAGSEREGRRLLALRDRAEDAPAEAAPALAAYEARLRELDLVDFTGLVALPVRLLEEDPELAAAYRARWPWVSVDEYQDVDERQYALLRMLTGPEANVTAIGDPDQAIYGFRGADVGFFLRFTADYPGAATVRLSRNYRSNATIVTAAAQAIAPASLVPGRELRAVGDFLDPPRIGVHAAADERAEASFVARAIDRLLGGTSWHSLDSGRVTEDGDGGLSFSDICVLYRTDAQSQAIMSAFNTAGVPYQKRSHDRLLARPGVRALAAELPHRAGETVADRVRAAVEALCERHAADADAAADLRTAGELVLPLARQCGADLAEFLSALALGAEVDALDPRADRVALLTLHAAKGLEFPVVFLVGCEDGLLPHGLPGAAPDDTDEAEERRLFFVGMTRAQQRLYLSRARRRTRRGAAADAAPSVFLEAIDPALTMPVDEESAARRRPRDRQMRLL